One window of the Alicyclobacillus dauci genome contains the following:
- a CDS encoding HK97-gp10 family putative phage morphogenesis protein, which yields MARNITFDELIVKISAAHVIVDEAIKPALEAASVKVKETAEQKFGHYQDSVAGGQFPAWAALSTTYLQRKLAAGSSGDDPLIGAPGLRRDGGTPLSESIQYTVRGLNAYIGTDSEVSEFHEFGTIHAPPRPFLRPALFQSKQQIVKNMGAAVQAALISYFGK from the coding sequence ATGGCACGAAACATCACATTCGATGAGCTGATCGTCAAAATTAGTGCTGCGCATGTCATCGTTGATGAAGCCATTAAGCCAGCACTTGAGGCCGCATCCGTCAAAGTCAAGGAAACGGCGGAACAAAAATTTGGCCACTACCAGGATTCGGTGGCGGGAGGCCAGTTCCCCGCTTGGGCAGCCCTTTCCACGACATATCTACAACGCAAACTAGCCGCTGGTTCATCTGGAGACGATCCGCTTATCGGTGCACCAGGACTAAGACGTGATGGCGGTACTCCCCTTTCAGAATCCATCCAATACACCGTACGCGGTCTCAATGCTTACATCGGGACGGATAGTGAAGTTTCCGAATTTCACGAATTTGGTACGATCCACGCCCCGCCGCGTCCGTTTTTGAGACCGGCGCTTTTCCAATCGAAACAACAAATAGTGAAAAACATGGGCGCGGCGGTGCAGGCTGCACTTATTTCATATTTCGGCAAATAG